In Asanoa sp. WMMD1127, one genomic interval encodes:
- a CDS encoding bifunctional DNA primase/polymerase produces MSDSMTWREAAKLAMGYAQAGIPAGPIAISWDAEKGGTNKRPLNGNGHNGFSTDPRVVAQMFKDARHRGKPTNEVWGVGLRPGPAGYVVVDVDTKGAHDGDAALKALEAEHGALPDRPIVNTASGGRHEWFSKGDAYVGNHGLAPGIDIRGDAGWVVAPGVVTPWGSWELQNGHQLTDAPDWGWLSTRLQSERPAERPDAGGWSELDRTAMRPDELAALEALEALGGHSAFRHSDGTIRVTRPGKDYGTSAQISWNGPGVVQVFSSDWDGLPKATYDAEELAQIVELNAMVDGESGGTEVTADSGPYADFQARLTALGLPKPLREEVTREWVRAEARRTLARMDAPDPAPPTMGTLAALLAEPDDEAQYRIGGLWPVGGNVVLAAQRKAGKTTLVGNLTRCLVDWEPFLVADGEAPGDIGKVTPLMDGERVAILDLELDRRMIRRWLRDQGITNTEAVLVESLRGRVGEFDILNPTRRAAWATYLAEHNVKVLILDPLAPLLAFYGADESSNSEVAPILLALENLKAEAGIEELLVVHHMGHSAERTRGASRLRDWPDVEWRLIYDDPDQPNAEPSPNAARYFVAAGRDVAVEERQLRYSPEHRRLSLAETEGGRRQARATKEEDRLLKAIEATPGAVGTDLTNKSGSAQRALKALIGRGVVHTHKGARRAVHHVLSDGCGTPMECPTAKAAMEARGQ; encoded by the coding sequence CCTGGCGCGAGGCGGCCAAGCTGGCGATGGGCTACGCCCAGGCCGGTATCCCGGCCGGCCCGATTGCGATCTCGTGGGACGCGGAGAAGGGCGGCACCAACAAGCGACCCCTGAACGGCAACGGGCACAACGGGTTTTCCACCGACCCCCGCGTGGTCGCGCAGATGTTCAAGGACGCGCGCCACCGGGGCAAGCCCACCAATGAGGTGTGGGGGGTCGGGCTCCGGCCCGGACCCGCCGGCTACGTCGTGGTTGACGTGGACACCAAGGGCGCGCACGACGGGGATGCGGCGCTCAAGGCGCTGGAGGCCGAACACGGCGCGCTCCCGGACCGCCCGATCGTCAACACCGCGAGCGGCGGTAGGCACGAGTGGTTCAGCAAGGGCGACGCCTATGTGGGCAACCACGGCCTTGCCCCCGGGATCGACATCCGGGGCGATGCCGGCTGGGTGGTCGCGCCAGGCGTGGTGACGCCGTGGGGCTCCTGGGAACTCCAGAACGGCCACCAGCTCACCGACGCGCCGGACTGGGGGTGGCTCTCCACCCGGCTCCAGAGCGAGCGGCCGGCGGAGCGGCCGGACGCGGGTGGCTGGTCCGAGTTGGACCGTACCGCGATGCGTCCGGACGAACTCGCGGCCCTGGAGGCGCTGGAGGCCCTCGGGGGGCACTCGGCGTTCCGGCACTCGGACGGCACGATCCGTGTCACGCGGCCAGGGAAGGACTACGGGACCTCAGCCCAGATCAGTTGGAACGGCCCGGGGGTCGTCCAGGTGTTCAGCTCCGATTGGGATGGTCTGCCCAAGGCCACGTACGACGCCGAGGAGCTGGCCCAGATCGTGGAGCTGAACGCGATGGTCGATGGGGAGTCTGGGGGGACCGAGGTCACCGCGGATTCCGGCCCCTACGCGGATTTCCAGGCGCGACTGACCGCGCTTGGCCTGCCCAAGCCGCTCCGCGAAGAGGTGACCCGCGAGTGGGTACGCGCTGAGGCCCGGCGCACGCTCGCGCGGATGGACGCGCCTGACCCGGCCCCGCCGACCATGGGCACGCTGGCCGCGCTCCTGGCCGAGCCGGACGACGAGGCCCAGTACCGCATCGGGGGCCTGTGGCCGGTCGGCGGCAACGTGGTGCTGGCCGCCCAGCGCAAGGCCGGCAAGACCACGCTGGTGGGCAACCTCACGCGGTGCCTGGTGGACTGGGAGCCGTTCCTGGTGGCCGATGGTGAGGCCCCGGGCGACATCGGCAAGGTGACCCCGCTCATGGACGGTGAGCGCGTCGCGATCCTGGACCTGGAGCTGGACCGCCGGATGATCCGGCGCTGGCTGCGGGACCAGGGCATCACGAACACCGAGGCCGTGCTGGTGGAGTCGTTGCGGGGCCGCGTCGGGGAGTTCGACATCCTGAACCCGACCCGGCGCGCGGCCTGGGCGACGTACCTGGCGGAGCACAACGTCAAGGTCCTGATCCTGGACCCCCTGGCCCCGCTCCTGGCGTTCTACGGTGCGGATGAAAGCTCCAACTCCGAGGTCGCGCCGATCCTCCTCGCCCTGGAGAACCTCAAGGCCGAGGCGGGGATCGAGGAGCTGTTGGTGGTCCACCACATGGGGCACTCGGCAGAGCGCACCCGTGGGGCCTCCAGGCTCCGCGACTGGCCGGACGTGGAGTGGCGGCTCATCTACGACGATCCGGACCAGCCGAACGCGGAGCCCTCGCCGAACGCGGCGCGGTACTTCGTGGCTGCCGGCCGTGACGTGGCGGTGGAGGAGCGCCAGCTCCGCTACAGCCCCGAGCACCGCCGGCTGAGCCTCGCTGAGACCGAGGGGGGTCGTAGGCAGGCCCGCGCGACCAAGGAGGAGGACCGGCTCCTGAAGGCGATCGAGGCGACCCCGGGAGCCGTTGGGACGGACCTGACCAACAAGAGCGGGTCCGCTCAGCGCGCGCTCAAGGCGCTCATCGGTCGGGGGGTGGTCCACACACACAAGGGCGCACGTAGGGCTGTCCACCACGTCCTGAGCGACGGATGCGGGACGCCCATGGAGTGCCCCACGGCCAAGGCGGCCATGGAGGCGAGAGGCCAATGA
- a CDS encoding terminase TerL endonuclease subunit, translated as MVLNDLRKSALAFIATAEGDDDLGIFEWSAPEGADPEDLAALAMANPNLGYRKDAKKLLANARRAKERGGAALASFRTNHMCQWVKLDDPAIDAGAWERTAVPDAPIEGASRWAMAIDLSADGRHAAVVAACRLPGERLRVQVADSGPTAEVRKRLLATISTVKPAKFGWLPYGPTAALAADLKDRKSVRSWPPAGVEIEELTGEAAAVCMGFAQMVGEERVEHLQGDELLDDHVTGAEKLKKPNDTWIFSRKGEGYVDAAYAAAGAVHLARTLPEPIGKPRLRAVE; from the coding sequence GTGGTGCTCAACGACCTCCGCAAGTCGGCCCTGGCGTTCATCGCGACCGCCGAGGGCGACGACGATCTGGGCATCTTTGAGTGGAGCGCCCCCGAGGGCGCGGACCCCGAGGACCTGGCCGCCCTGGCGATGGCCAATCCCAACCTGGGATACCGCAAGGACGCCAAGAAGCTCCTGGCGAACGCTCGGCGGGCCAAGGAGCGTGGCGGCGCGGCCCTCGCGAGCTTCCGCACCAACCACATGTGCCAATGGGTCAAGCTCGATGACCCGGCGATCGACGCGGGCGCGTGGGAGCGCACGGCGGTCCCCGATGCTCCGATCGAGGGCGCGTCGCGCTGGGCGATGGCGATCGACCTCTCCGCCGACGGCCGGCACGCCGCCGTGGTGGCCGCCTGCCGCCTGCCCGGGGAACGGCTGCGGGTCCAGGTCGCGGACTCCGGCCCGACGGCCGAGGTCCGCAAGCGGTTGCTGGCGACCATCTCCACCGTCAAGCCAGCGAAGTTCGGTTGGCTCCCGTACGGTCCGACGGCCGCCCTGGCCGCCGACCTCAAGGACCGCAAGAGCGTGCGCTCGTGGCCGCCGGCTGGCGTGGAGATCGAGGAGCTGACCGGCGAGGCCGCCGCCGTCTGCATGGGTTTCGCTCAGATGGTGGGCGAGGAGCGGGTGGAGCACCTCCAGGGCGACGAGTTGCTGGACGACCACGTGACCGGTGCCGAGAAGCTCAAGAAGCCCAACGACACGTGGATCTTCAGCCGCAAGGGCGAGGGCTACGTGGACGCGGCGTACGCGGCGGCCGGCGCGGTGCACCTCGCCCGGACGCTGCCCGAGCCGATCGGCAAGCCCCGGCTCCGGGCGGTCGAATGA
- a CDS encoding phage portal protein, translating into MAGFWRKAGEWLGFVSEPDATFSSTAELRLFSAMHALKSGQGVIDRDTALSVPAVLRGRNLICGSISTLPLTAVDDSNRRHRVDLLQQIDRSVSNVATLAMTIEDLIFDAIAWWRVTDWDPFGFPAKAMRLDPGTVSLVPPKGKTASPSPLPSGIDPRYGVVWIDGKPVSGRDYIRFDSPNPALLTAAARTIRRALLLDETAEMYADNPRPLDYLKPVEGATRLSNDEVDEYLSKWQDYRKRRTTAWLEGAEYGAVDSPTPADLTLPDLARQVHLELANAMGLDPEDLGISTTSRTYQNAVDRRRDRINDTLSSYMRAITDTLTMRMPGDLRAIFDLDDYLRADPRTRAEVDEIRIRTGVIVPSEARQEEGYADMTPAQRAELNASQRAAEPRREPLRVAATVGAPALEMDAPVNLTFDSEASVQGVDTEARTITALLVPYGEVARNRGRLWRFERGSLRFVDVGRVKLLRDHDKTQALGRAVRIEETPAGPVGTFRVASGAEGDRALALAQEGVLDGVSVGIDMPLAGDYAADPLNKGVTLVRRADLREVSLTALPAYDSSRVLSVAASQEQESDMPEATEPQAPAAPVAPEQTHTVTLDNGDGTVTYTNSNDLAQFQAFQAWQATQTAQPAQEPAVVNVNRQTAVTTVREALPYRFTYTGSRHVFAADAEHDFSSDLFAAINSNGADQGALNRVNGLISAAFDVDRADTAALNPNAYRPDLWQPQMDYATPLWDMIASGTTDGRSFDVPKFNSASGLVGAATEGTEPSPGSFTVTDQTVTPTQVWGKVEITRQAARRGGNPQLSGIIWDQMLREYYEDREAAVATFLNTLTAATDIALAGTPASTPSNDDDRATADSLEQAIAGLQFVRGGNRFRAFAVHQDLFEVLARVKDASGRPLYPMLAPANANGTAANLFRTLNIAGTTAVPAWALGAGGQTTATNSWLFDPAKVRGWASAPERLDWNFGATVQSGNIAQLAHVTIGIYGDVAFANLDINGVRQVTFDPSV; encoded by the coding sequence GTGGCAGGCTTCTGGCGTAAGGCGGGCGAGTGGCTCGGCTTTGTCTCCGAGCCGGACGCCACGTTCTCCAGCACCGCCGAACTCCGGCTGTTCTCCGCGATGCACGCGCTTAAGAGCGGCCAGGGCGTCATCGACCGCGACACCGCACTGTCCGTGCCGGCGGTCCTGCGAGGTCGGAACCTGATCTGCGGCTCGATCTCCACGTTGCCGCTCACGGCCGTGGACGACAGCAACCGCAGGCACCGGGTGGACCTGCTCCAGCAGATCGACCGGTCGGTGAGCAACGTCGCCACGCTCGCGATGACCATCGAAGACTTGATCTTTGACGCCATCGCATGGTGGAGGGTGACCGACTGGGACCCGTTCGGCTTCCCCGCCAAGGCGATGCGGCTCGACCCGGGCACCGTCTCGCTGGTCCCGCCCAAGGGCAAGACCGCCAGCCCGAGCCCGCTCCCATCCGGCATCGACCCGCGATACGGCGTCGTCTGGATCGACGGGAAGCCGGTCAGCGGACGCGACTACATCCGGTTCGACAGCCCGAATCCGGCTCTCCTGACCGCCGCCGCTCGCACGATCCGCCGGGCGTTGCTGCTGGACGAGACCGCCGAGATGTACGCGGACAACCCCCGGCCGCTCGACTACCTCAAGCCGGTGGAGGGCGCGACCAGGCTGTCCAATGACGAGGTTGACGAGTACCTGTCAAAGTGGCAGGACTACCGCAAGCGCCGCACCACAGCGTGGCTGGAGGGCGCGGAGTACGGCGCGGTTGACTCCCCGACTCCGGCGGACCTCACGCTCCCCGACCTCGCCCGCCAGGTACACCTCGAACTCGCGAACGCGATGGGACTGGACCCCGAGGACCTCGGCATCTCCACGACCTCGCGGACGTACCAGAACGCCGTCGATCGCCGCCGCGACCGGATCAACGACACGCTGTCGTCCTACATGCGGGCGATCACCGACACGTTGACCATGCGCATGCCCGGTGACCTCCGCGCGATCTTCGACCTGGACGACTACCTCCGGGCCGACCCCCGCACGCGCGCCGAGGTGGACGAGATCCGAATCAGGACCGGCGTCATCGTCCCGTCAGAGGCCCGCCAGGAAGAGGGATACGCCGACATGACCCCCGCACAGCGCGCGGAGCTGAACGCGTCCCAGCGGGCCGCTGAGCCCCGGCGCGAGCCGCTCCGCGTGGCGGCCACCGTCGGCGCTCCGGCCCTGGAGATGGATGCCCCCGTGAACCTCACGTTCGACAGCGAGGCGTCCGTCCAGGGCGTCGACACCGAGGCCCGCACGATCACCGCGCTGTTGGTCCCGTACGGCGAGGTCGCGAGGAACCGCGGCCGGCTCTGGCGGTTCGAGCGGGGCTCGCTGCGGTTCGTGGACGTGGGCCGCGTCAAGTTGCTCCGCGACCACGACAAGACCCAGGCTCTCGGCCGGGCGGTCCGCATCGAGGAGACCCCCGCCGGCCCGGTCGGCACGTTCCGGGTGGCCTCGGGAGCCGAGGGCGACCGTGCCCTGGCCCTGGCCCAGGAGGGCGTGCTGGACGGGGTTTCCGTCGGCATCGACATGCCGCTGGCGGGCGACTACGCCGCCGACCCGCTCAACAAGGGCGTGACGCTCGTGCGCCGCGCCGACCTCCGCGAGGTGAGCCTCACCGCGCTCCCCGCGTACGACAGCTCTCGCGTGCTATCCGTGGCCGCGAGCCAGGAACAGGAGTCAGACATGCCCGAGGCGACCGAGCCGCAGGCTCCCGCCGCTCCGGTCGCCCCGGAGCAGACCCACACCGTCACCCTGGACAACGGTGACGGAACCGTGACCTACACGAACTCGAACGACCTGGCTCAGTTCCAGGCGTTCCAGGCGTGGCAGGCCACCCAGACCGCCCAGCCGGCCCAGGAGCCGGCGGTGGTCAACGTCAACCGCCAGACCGCCGTGACGACCGTCCGTGAGGCGCTCCCGTACCGGTTCACCTACACGGGCTCGCGCCACGTGTTCGCGGCCGACGCGGAGCACGACTTCTCGTCCGACCTGTTCGCGGCGATCAACAGCAACGGCGCGGACCAGGGCGCGCTCAACCGCGTCAACGGCCTCATCTCGGCCGCGTTCGACGTGGACCGGGCGGACACCGCCGCGCTGAACCCGAACGCCTACCGGCCAGACCTGTGGCAGCCCCAGATGGACTACGCCACGCCGCTCTGGGACATGATCGCCTCGGGCACCACCGACGGCCGGTCGTTCGACGTGCCCAAGTTCAACAGCGCGTCGGGCCTCGTGGGCGCTGCCACTGAGGGCACCGAGCCGTCGCCCGGCTCCTTCACGGTGACCGACCAGACCGTCACCCCGACCCAGGTCTGGGGCAAGGTCGAGATCACCCGGCAGGCCGCGCGGCGCGGCGGTAACCCCCAGCTCTCCGGCATCATCTGGGACCAGATGCTCCGGGAGTACTACGAGGACCGGGAGGCCGCCGTGGCCACGTTCCTCAACACCCTGACCGCCGCGACGGACATCGCGCTGGCCGGCACCCCGGCCAGCACGCCGAGCAACGACGACGACCGGGCCACCGCCGACTCCCTGGAGCAGGCCATCGCGGGTCTCCAGTTCGTTCGGGGTGGCAACCGGTTCCGGGCGTTCGCCGTCCACCAGGACCTGTTCGAGGTGCTGGCCCGGGTGAAGGACGCGAGTGGCCGGCCGCTGTACCCGATGCTGGCTCCGGCCAACGCGAACGGCACCGCCGCCAACCTGTTCCGCACGCTGAACATCGCGGGCACCACCGCCGTCCCGGCGTGGGCGCTCGGTGCCGGCGGCCAGACCACCGCCACCAACTCGTGGCTGTTCGACCCGGCCAAGGTTCGCGGCTGGGCGTCGGCTCCGGAGCGGCTGGACTGGAACTTCGGCGCGACGGTCCAGAGCGGCAACATCGCCCAGCTCGCGCACGTGACCATCGGCATCTACGGCGATGTGGCGTTCGCGAACCTGGACATCAACGGCGTCCGCCAGGTCACGTTCGACCCGTCGGTCTAA
- a CDS encoding winged helix-turn-helix domain-containing protein yields the protein MELEIDYDGPVPVYRQLVNAIKAGIESGEFEPGRPIPSVARLQQETGLARGTILKAVAALEAEGLVEVVQGRGTYVTRA from the coding sequence ATGGAGCTGGAGATCGACTACGACGGACCCGTACCGGTCTATCGCCAGCTCGTGAACGCGATCAAGGCCGGCATCGAGTCGGGCGAGTTCGAGCCTGGCCGGCCGATCCCGAGCGTGGCGCGGCTCCAGCAGGAGACCGGACTGGCGCGCGGGACGATCCTCAAGGCCGTAGCGGCCCTGGAGGCCGAGGGCCTGGTGGAGGTCGTGCAGGGTCGCGGTACCTACGTGACGCGGGCTTGA
- a CDS encoding MFS transporter, translating into MNDRPTTRSGTQLPRRVHAGYALGSLVTGAFGTVPGLLLAPYLTDTLGVAAWLAGVLVWAPKAWDVLVNPVAGRISDRTRSRWGARRPYLLVGGLVLAVLFAAIFAAPFGSGQGAYVALAFLLAATAYAFFQVPYVAMPAELTDSYSERTRLLTWRVAVLAIAILVSGAIAPLVVNAGGDGIPGHRWMGVFVAGLIVIGTIAVFAGTAKAPTGTVLESEPTLKAQLAVASRNRPFRLLLICFVIQAVGIAMILAGVQYFADHVLYSPDTGPTILFACFVGPALLVMPLWSRVGARVGKARAYVLASLLFAAGAVLLVLAPVLPAVLIYLLVAVMGVAYAGQQVFGMAMLPDCIAYDTARTGKRQAGVFTGLWTAGETFGLALGPGIYLLVLQVFGYVSSSSGESAPQDDTARLGVLLGFTLLPGLIVGLAVLLMRGYDLTEAKLRSATDELAGAAIN; encoded by the coding sequence GTGAACGATCGACCGACCACCCGATCGGGTACCCAGCTCCCCCGCCGGGTGCACGCCGGATACGCCCTCGGTTCGCTGGTGACCGGCGCTTTCGGCACCGTGCCGGGCCTGCTGCTGGCCCCCTACCTCACCGACACGCTCGGCGTGGCGGCCTGGCTCGCCGGCGTGCTCGTGTGGGCCCCGAAGGCCTGGGACGTGCTGGTCAACCCGGTCGCCGGCCGGATCTCCGACCGCACCCGCAGCCGGTGGGGCGCCCGCCGCCCGTACCTCCTGGTGGGTGGTCTGGTGCTCGCCGTGCTGTTCGCGGCGATCTTCGCGGCGCCGTTCGGCTCCGGGCAGGGCGCCTACGTCGCGCTGGCGTTCCTGCTGGCCGCGACGGCGTACGCCTTCTTCCAGGTGCCCTATGTGGCGATGCCGGCCGAGCTGACCGACTCCTACAGCGAGCGGACCCGGCTGCTCACCTGGCGCGTCGCGGTGCTGGCGATCGCCATCCTGGTCTCCGGGGCGATCGCGCCGCTGGTGGTCAACGCCGGCGGCGACGGGATCCCCGGGCACCGCTGGATGGGCGTGTTCGTGGCCGGCCTGATCGTCATCGGCACGATCGCGGTGTTCGCCGGCACCGCCAAGGCGCCGACCGGCACCGTCCTCGAGAGCGAGCCGACGCTGAAGGCCCAGCTCGCGGTCGCCTCCCGCAACCGGCCCTTCCGGCTGCTGCTGATCTGCTTCGTCATCCAGGCGGTCGGCATCGCGATGATCCTCGCGGGAGTGCAGTACTTCGCCGACCACGTGCTCTACTCCCCCGACACCGGCCCGACCATCCTGTTCGCCTGCTTCGTCGGGCCGGCGCTGCTGGTCATGCCCCTCTGGAGCCGGGTGGGCGCCCGCGTCGGCAAGGCCCGGGCGTACGTGCTGGCGTCGCTGCTGTTCGCCGCCGGCGCGGTGCTGCTCGTGCTGGCGCCGGTGCTCCCCGCCGTGCTGATCTACCTGCTGGTCGCGGTCATGGGCGTCGCGTACGCCGGTCAGCAGGTGTTCGGCATGGCCATGCTCCCGGACTGCATCGCATACGACACGGCGCGCACCGGCAAGCGGCAGGCGGGCGTGTTCACGGGGCTGTGGACCGCCGGCGAGACGTTCGGCCTCGCCCTCGGGCCGGGCATCTACCTGCTCGTGCTGCAGGTCTTCGGCTACGTCTCGTCGTCGTCCGGCGAGTCGGCGCCACAGGACGACACCGCGCGACTGGGCGTGCTGCTGGGCTTCACGCTGCTGCCGGGCCTCATCGTGGGGCTGGCGGTGCTGCTGATGCGGGGGTACGACCTGACCGAGGCGAAGCTGCGCTCGGCCACCGACGAGCTGGCCGGGGCGGCGATCAACTAG
- a CDS encoding aminotransferase class V-fold PLP-dependent enzyme, with product MVEALPRHGVPADQVLDELRALRAADQPTHGGRLFAYVYDSGVPGLDDLANAAYAISASVNGLDPTAFPSLLAMENALVGAAARQLGSGPGTAAPEVVGSVTSGGTESLILAVKAARDGRPDVTAPRIVVPVTGHAAFAKAAHYLGVALDAVPVSPSTLRPSVDDIAAAITPDTVLVACSAPSYAHGVIDPVAEIAAVAAAAGVRCHVDACFGGWTLPYLRRLGVDLPAFDFAVPGVTSISVDLHKYAYAPKGTSVLLHRDPALRAPQYFAFGDWPGYTMINSGVASTRSGGPIAAAYATLRRIGDDGYLRLASITRDAVAGLAAAVEAVDGLRLMAPAIGTVVCFTATPGGPDLFVLADELTARGFHTQAQLRYGDLPASIHLTVTASVAPHVAEFGTALTDAAAAAHAHGPAALPAEVLAMVGALDPAALTPSVVAGLAAGLGLGGSGSPLPARMAAVNTLLDAAPVPVRERLLVEFLGLLQRPAFD from the coding sequence ATGGTGGAGGCGTTGCCGCGGCACGGGGTGCCGGCTGACCAGGTTCTCGACGAGCTGCGGGCGTTGCGCGCGGCCGACCAGCCCACGCACGGCGGGCGGCTGTTCGCCTACGTCTACGACTCCGGCGTGCCGGGGCTCGACGACCTGGCCAACGCGGCGTACGCGATCTCGGCGTCGGTCAACGGCCTCGACCCGACCGCCTTCCCGTCGCTGCTGGCGATGGAGAACGCGTTGGTCGGCGCGGCTGCCCGGCAGCTCGGCAGCGGGCCCGGCACGGCGGCGCCCGAGGTCGTCGGCAGTGTGACCAGTGGCGGCACCGAGTCGCTGATCCTGGCGGTGAAGGCCGCGCGCGACGGCCGGCCCGACGTGACCGCGCCGCGGATCGTGGTGCCGGTGACCGGGCACGCCGCGTTCGCGAAGGCCGCGCACTACCTCGGCGTGGCGCTCGACGCCGTGCCGGTGTCGCCGTCGACGCTGCGGCCCTCGGTGGACGACATCGCCGCCGCGATCACGCCGGACACCGTGCTCGTGGCCTGCTCGGCGCCGTCGTACGCCCACGGGGTGATCGACCCGGTCGCCGAGATCGCGGCCGTCGCCGCCGCGGCCGGGGTGCGCTGCCACGTCGACGCCTGCTTCGGCGGGTGGACGCTGCCCTACCTGCGCCGGCTCGGTGTCGACCTGCCGGCGTTCGACTTCGCGGTCCCGGGCGTCACCTCGATCTCGGTGGACCTGCACAAGTACGCGTACGCGCCCAAGGGCACCTCCGTGCTGCTGCACAGGGATCCGGCGCTGCGGGCGCCGCAGTACTTCGCGTTCGGCGACTGGCCCGGGTACACGATGATCAACTCGGGCGTGGCGTCGACGCGGTCGGGCGGGCCGATCGCGGCTGCCTACGCGACCCTGCGGCGGATCGGCGACGACGGCTACCTGCGGCTCGCCTCGATCACCCGTGATGCGGTGGCCGGGCTCGCGGCCGCGGTCGAGGCGGTCGACGGGCTGCGGTTGATGGCGCCGGCGATCGGCACGGTTGTCTGCTTCACCGCCACGCCCGGTGGGCCCGACCTGTTCGTGCTGGCCGACGAGCTGACCGCGCGGGGATTCCACACCCAGGCGCAGCTTCGGTACGGAGACCTGCCGGCCAGCATCCACCTGACGGTGACCGCGTCGGTGGCGCCGCACGTGGCCGAGTTCGGGACGGCCCTGACTGATGCGGCCGCGGCGGCCCACGCGCACGGGCCGGCGGCGCTGCCGGCCGAGGTGCTGGCCATGGTCGGGGCGCTCGATCCGGCCGCGCTGACGCCGTCGGTGGTGGCGGGGCTGGCGGCCGGCCTCGGCCTGGGCGGTTCCGGCTCGCCTTTGCCGGCGCGGATGGCGGCGGTCAACACGCTGCTGGACGCGGCGCCCGTACCCGTGCGGGAGCGCCTGCTGGTCGAGTTCCTGGGTCTGCTCCAGCGGCCGGCCTTCGACTAG
- a CDS encoding NADH-quinone oxidoreductase subunit B: MELPAVLGEPIRFVLNWGRRYSLWVFNFGLACCAIEFIASSMGRHDFMRLGVIPFAHGPRQADLMVVSGTVTDKMAPAIKRLYDQMPEPKYVISFGACSNCGGPYWDSYSVTKGVDQIIPVDVYVPGCPPRPEALMHGILRLQDKIAGEKAGPGGVSRPDPLALTAPLVPPPNGTRR; encoded by the coding sequence GTGGAACTGCCCGCCGTGCTCGGAGAGCCGATCCGGTTCGTGCTCAACTGGGGTCGGCGCTACTCACTGTGGGTCTTCAACTTCGGGTTGGCCTGCTGCGCGATCGAGTTCATCGCGAGCAGCATGGGCCGCCACGACTTCATGCGGCTCGGCGTGATCCCGTTCGCGCACGGCCCGCGCCAGGCCGACCTGATGGTCGTCTCGGGCACGGTCACCGACAAGATGGCGCCGGCGATCAAGCGGCTCTACGACCAGATGCCGGAGCCGAAATACGTGATCTCGTTCGGCGCCTGCTCGAACTGCGGCGGCCCCTACTGGGACTCCTACTCGGTGACCAAGGGCGTCGACCAGATCATCCCGGTCGACGTCTACGTGCCGGGCTGCCCGCCACGGCCGGAGGCGCTCATGCACGGCATCCTGCGGCTGCAGGACAAGATCGCCGGCGAGAAGGCCGGCCCCGGTGGGGTGTCGCGTCCGGACCCGCTGGCCCTGACCGCGCCACTCGTGCCGCCACCCAACGGCACCCGCCGCTGA
- a CDS encoding SDR family NAD(P)-dependent oxidoreductase: protein MARVLITGASDGLGRALALALAEQGHELVLHGRHAGRLAEVARATGGVALRADLAELAEVRRLAAEVTDRYDTLDVLVNNAAVGFGAPGSPRELTSDGIELRLAVNYLAPRLLSRLLLPLLRKPARARIVNVASIGQADIDLDDLMMADGYDGIRAYRRAKLAMICDTFDLAAELAGTGVAVNCLHPATLMPTTLVRVAEFAPVSTLEQGLRATLRLVVDPALDGVTGRYFDGEREERVRAQAYDPAFRAALAARAAALTDS from the coding sequence ATGGCGCGCGTTCTCATCACCGGTGCGTCCGATGGGCTCGGTCGCGCCCTCGCCCTCGCCCTGGCCGAGCAGGGGCACGAGCTCGTGCTGCACGGCCGGCACGCCGGGCGACTGGCCGAGGTGGCCCGCGCGACCGGCGGCGTGGCGCTGCGCGCCGACCTAGCCGAGCTCGCCGAGGTGCGCCGGCTCGCGGCCGAGGTCACGGACCGCTACGACACCCTCGACGTGCTGGTCAACAACGCGGCGGTCGGCTTCGGGGCGCCCGGCTCGCCACGCGAGCTGACCTCGGACGGCATCGAGCTGCGGTTGGCGGTCAACTATCTGGCGCCCCGCCTCCTCTCGCGGTTGCTCCTGCCCCTGCTGCGCAAGCCCGCGCGGGCGCGCATCGTCAACGTCGCGTCGATCGGGCAGGCCGACATCGACCTCGACGACCTGATGATGGCCGACGGGTACGACGGAATCCGCGCGTACCGCCGGGCGAAGCTGGCCATGATCTGCGACACCTTCGACCTCGCGGCGGAGCTGGCCGGCACCGGCGTCGCGGTCAACTGCCTGCATCCGGCGACGCTGATGCCGACCACGCTCGTGCGGGTCGCCGAGTTCGCCCCCGTCTCGACCCTCGAGCAGGGCCTGCGCGCCACGCTGCGGCTCGTCGTGGACCCGGCGCTCGACGGCGTCACGGGTCGCTACTTCGACGGCGAGCGGGAGGAGCGGGTCCGGGCGCAGGCCTACGACCCGGCGTTCCGGGCCGCGCTGGCCGCCCGGGCCGCCGCCTTGACGGATAGCTGA